In Vicia villosa cultivar HV-30 ecotype Madison, WI unplaced genomic scaffold, Vvil1.0 ctg.002149F_1_1, whole genome shotgun sequence, a genomic segment contains:
- the LOC131638031 gene encoding uncharacterized protein LOC131638031, with product METCFTNSKHKKLKCKYYGEYFSGGVYRIKHHLSGTSSDVKPCRVVPGEVKKEIVTVVVEFQTKLIQKLNFYEIQDPNIVGGSSIFLAKRKSQEEILNTSNMFKKYGKRKCERMVAWKKLGCTIRTDGWTDRRRMTIRNFLVNSPKGTIFLKYIDASDIINIVDNMFKMIDDVVAEVGEDNMVQGVTDNAANYKAAEDLLMQNRKHLYWTPCVAHCIDLMLEDFKKKITLHKETIASAKKITTFIYARTSLISLLHKFTKEGDLILPDITRFATS from the exons ATGGAAACATGTTTTACCAATTCCAAACACAAAAAGTTGAAATGTAAATATTATGGGGAATATTTTAGTGGAGGAGTTTATCGAATCAAACATCATTTATCTGGAACTAGTAGCGATGTCAAACCTTGCAGAGTTGTTCCAGGTGAAGTTAAGAAGGAAATAGTAACTGTTGTTGTGGAATTCCAGACTAAATTGATtcagaaattaaatttttatgaaaTTCAAGATCCTAATATTGTTGGTGGATCATCCATCTTCCTTGCAAAGAGAAAAAGCCAAGAAGAAATTCTGAACACTTCAAATATGTTTAAGAAATATGGAAAAAGGAAATGCGAGAGGAT GGTTGCTTGGAAGAAGTTAGGTTGCACCATAAGGACTGATGGGTGGACTGATAGGAGAAGAATGACTATACGGAATTTTTTGGTGAATAGTCCTAAAGGAactatttttttgaaatatattgatGCATCAGACATAATCAATATTGTAGACAATATGTTTAAAatgattgatgatgttgttgcGGAAGTTGGGGAAGATAATATGGTACAGGGTGTAACGGACAATGCAGCGAATTACAAAGCAGCAGAAGATTTGTTGATGCAAAATCGGAAGCATTTGTATTGGACACCTTGTGTCGCACATTGTATCGACTTAATGTTAGAGGATTTTAAGAAAAAGATCACACTGCACAAAGAGACAATTGCAAGCGCTAAGAAAATCACAACCTTCATTTATGCAAGAACAAGTCTAATTTCATTATTGCATAAATTTACTAAAGAAGGTGATTTGATTCTTCCCGACATAACTCGATTTGCCACTTCATAA